Proteins encoded by one window of Mesorhizobium sp. INR15:
- a CDS encoding YcaO-like family protein, whose translation MRFAASRDIEIEVFNVPGAFLAMSNIVLSAGRHERVTVSGKGFDVARAVLACIGEAAEIGSWICRPEDVKSFADTGSLGNATRIDATDVLGFSPEQIKNRERLNKAWRGWDRIPSRQHLEGARQWVSVASFHDDRAAFCPAFLCYGRFGEIASGDASLNVDSNGCAAGPTRAEARTRALLELVERDATGIWWHRGCLRTRLDIAKLDDPELMSHIRQHRSDTGRRVWLLDISSFEAAAVVAAISCEDSGEDMAVGFGAGFRLVSAARSAFLELIQSEAAMQAHAERTERPRHATSSEDDCRMTRWKRFADVRNFRFAIGKPPQGLETVGTGSVEALLDEIRETCGQQVWFADLSRSEIAIPVTKAICGGLSHFKPRWGCRRNAVLSNPNASSRTISGLSQARKLLI comes from the coding sequence TTGCGCTTCGCGGCCAGCCGCGACATCGAGATCGAGGTGTTCAACGTTCCGGGCGCATTCCTGGCGATGTCAAACATTGTCCTGAGCGCAGGCCGCCACGAGCGGGTTACTGTCAGTGGAAAGGGCTTTGATGTGGCCCGGGCGGTACTGGCCTGCATTGGAGAAGCGGCGGAGATCGGCAGTTGGATCTGCCGCCCAGAAGACGTCAAGAGCTTCGCGGACACAGGCTCCCTGGGCAACGCAACAAGGATCGATGCGACCGATGTGCTGGGGTTTTCTCCCGAACAGATCAAAAATCGCGAGCGTCTCAACAAGGCCTGGCGCGGCTGGGACCGCATCCCTTCAAGGCAGCATCTGGAAGGCGCTCGGCAATGGGTTTCCGTCGCAAGCTTCCACGACGACAGGGCAGCGTTTTGTCCGGCATTTCTCTGCTATGGCCGGTTCGGCGAGATCGCTTCCGGCGATGCCAGTTTGAATGTCGATTCCAATGGCTGCGCGGCGGGGCCAACCAGGGCCGAGGCGAGAACGCGTGCCTTGCTTGAACTGGTGGAACGGGACGCCACGGGGATCTGGTGGCACCGGGGCTGCCTGAGAACGCGGCTGGACATCGCAAAACTCGACGATCCGGAACTGATGTCTCACATCCGGCAGCATCGCTCCGACACGGGGCGCAGGGTCTGGCTTCTGGATATCTCGTCCTTCGAAGCGGCTGCCGTGGTGGCGGCGATCAGCTGCGAGGACAGCGGCGAGGACATGGCGGTCGGCTTCGGGGCCGGTTTCCGCCTGGTAAGTGCGGCCCGCTCCGCGTTCCTGGAACTGATACAGTCCGAGGCCGCCATGCAGGCTCACGCCGAACGAACCGAGAGGCCCCGCCATGCGACGTCAAGCGAAGACGATTGCCGGATGACCCGTTGGAAGCGCTTCGCGGACGTGCGCAACTTTCGCTTCGCCATAGGCAAGCCTCCGCAAGGTCTGGAGACTGTTGGCACCGGTAGCGTCGAGGCCTTGCTGGATGAAATCAGGGAAACCTGCGGCCAGCAGGTCTGGTTCGCCGACCTTTCAAGATCCGAGATCGCAATACCGGTCACGAAGGCAATCTGCGGGGGACTGTCCCATTTCAAACCGCGCTGGGGCTGCCGGCGAAACGCCGTCCTGTCCAACCCCAACGCTTCGAGCCGAACAATCAGCGGCCTTTCGCAGGCCAGAAAACTCCTGATCTGA
- a CDS encoding ABC transporter permease yields the protein MSHLLRRQGWVAGLFALFIALFIITKLIQPGYGSGDFGSLVRAVLPYAFAVAAQTVVVIAGGIDLSVAAMMALTSVTAASMMAGASEEYALFVVPFVLAMGFVLGAVNGLLIVVTRVPDIVVTLATLFVLQGAALLVLDAPGGGAAEWLKGLIVGTVPIPGLPDSIDAWIPKALLLLVVCLCVIWIPLRRSRLGLSIYAIGSSELAAFRSGVPVARTRIIAYALSGLFAAFGGLALTMSTGIGAPIPGPYLLASVAAVVLGGVALGGGKGGLLGPIVAVFVLRLVRTDLTLLAIDPNVTAIIEGLIMVAVVMFGAFITMRGRQS from the coding sequence CTGATCCAGCCCGGCTATGGCAGCGGCGACTTCGGCTCGCTGGTGCGCGCCGTGCTGCCCTATGCCTTCGCCGTTGCCGCCCAGACCGTTGTCGTCATTGCCGGCGGCATCGACCTGTCGGTCGCCGCCATGATGGCGCTGACCAGCGTCACCGCCGCCTCGATGATGGCGGGCGCCTCCGAGGAATACGCGCTGTTCGTGGTGCCCTTCGTTCTGGCCATGGGTTTTGTGCTCGGAGCCGTCAACGGCCTGCTGATCGTCGTCACCCGCGTGCCCGACATCGTCGTTACGCTGGCCACGCTGTTCGTGCTGCAGGGCGCCGCCTTGCTGGTGCTCGACGCGCCGGGCGGCGGTGCTGCCGAATGGCTGAAGGGCCTGATCGTTGGCACAGTGCCGATCCCTGGCCTTCCCGACAGCATCGACGCCTGGATACCGAAGGCGCTGCTGCTGCTTGTGGTCTGCCTCTGCGTCATCTGGATACCGCTCAGGCGCTCGCGGCTTGGCCTTTCCATCTACGCCATCGGCTCAAGCGAGCTGGCGGCCTTCCGCAGCGGCGTGCCGGTCGCCCGGACCCGCATCATCGCCTATGCGCTGTCGGGCCTTTTCGCTGCCTTTGGCGGTCTGGCGCTGACCATGAGCACCGGCATCGGCGCCCCCATCCCCGGCCCCTATCTGCTTGCCAGCGTCGCCGCGGTGGTGCTGGGCGGCGTGGCGCTTGGCGGCGGCAAGGGTGGCCTGCTCGGGCCGATCGTCGCCGTCTTCGTGCTGCGCCTGGTGCGCACGGACCTGACGCTGCTCGCCATCGACCCCAACGTCACCGCCATCATCGAGGGCCTGATCATGGTCGCCGTGGTGATGTTCGGCGCGTTTATTACCATGCGGGGGCGGCAGTCATGA
- a CDS encoding peroxidase family protein produces the protein MLHGETSAFEAANVPNRSGQDLDGALNDKPTLQGIRLFPTLADMPIALFEATQDESAIDRTKAALLDITTEMVGPSDGLEDGDLSPTPAGFTYFGQFVFHDIVFSEVFGFPRPTGKIHHLKNASSQGLDLSGLYGRGPVVDGHLYDVPDGTDLSPCRFPIGLPCMKNSKLPVDGTSEQGRDLPRIDMSGKFMDVEGRRAPYRPLVADPRNDDNLVLSQLLCTLMRIHNRIVDLLLANGTVDPAEAYKQARVYLTSVYRTVIMNDYMKRILAPEIWAYFFDGEDFRGPGVSTLGTFNALPLEFTFGASRFAHAMVRQFYVVNDTSVEEPANLRKMLSFSSLRPDGDIPVPVNWIVDWSRFAATNTPSRAQSARRIGPFLSKELTIAGLSAELDGTVRPVAFMDCWRCYDLSLPSGQDAAGAVKAAVGDSGIDVPVLQGDDMLPTAACASRYVYNAGRLREALQRHPDFLSQTPLSYYIIQEAAVLGNDGTHLGPVGSYVVGATVASALFKAVDADLAPRRFIPDVEPKTLEGLLDLSDAAKVSDEVLGGLISNQGLQ, from the coding sequence ATGCTGCATGGTGAAACGTCTGCCTTCGAAGCCGCCAATGTACCGAACCGCTCGGGCCAGGACCTGGACGGCGCGCTCAACGACAAGCCTACCTTGCAGGGGATCAGGCTTTTCCCAACGCTGGCGGACATGCCGATCGCGCTGTTCGAGGCAACGCAGGACGAGAGCGCCATCGACCGGACCAAGGCGGCGTTGCTGGACATCACAACGGAGATGGTCGGCCCGAGCGATGGCCTGGAGGACGGCGATCTCAGCCCGACGCCCGCCGGTTTTACCTATTTCGGCCAATTCGTGTTCCACGACATCGTGTTCAGCGAGGTGTTCGGCTTTCCCAGGCCGACCGGCAAAATCCACCATCTGAAGAATGCGTCATCGCAAGGCCTTGATCTCTCGGGCCTTTACGGACGCGGCCCGGTCGTTGACGGTCATCTCTACGATGTCCCTGATGGCACCGATCTGTCGCCCTGCCGGTTTCCGATCGGCTTGCCCTGCATGAAAAACAGCAAGCTGCCGGTCGACGGCACAAGCGAGCAAGGCCGGGATTTGCCGCGCATCGACATGTCCGGCAAGTTCATGGACGTTGAAGGCCGCCGGGCGCCTTATCGGCCGCTGGTGGCGGACCCGCGCAATGACGACAATCTCGTGCTGTCGCAACTGCTTTGCACGCTGATGCGCATCCACAACCGGATCGTCGATCTCCTGCTGGCAAACGGCACCGTCGATCCTGCCGAGGCCTACAAGCAGGCCAGGGTCTATCTGACGTCGGTCTACCGCACCGTGATCATGAACGACTACATGAAACGGATACTGGCTCCGGAAATCTGGGCGTATTTTTTCGATGGCGAGGATTTTCGCGGGCCGGGCGTTTCGACGCTTGGGACATTCAACGCCCTGCCGCTGGAATTCACCTTCGGTGCGTCGCGCTTCGCCCACGCGATGGTCCGGCAATTCTACGTCGTGAACGATACCTCGGTCGAAGAACCCGCCAACTTGCGCAAGATGCTGTCATTTTCCAGTTTGCGCCCCGATGGGGACATTCCCGTTCCCGTGAATTGGATCGTCGATTGGAGCCGTTTCGCCGCGACCAACACACCGTCCAGGGCGCAAAGCGCTCGGCGCATCGGGCCATTCCTGTCGAAGGAACTGACCATTGCCGGCCTGAGCGCGGAACTGGACGGGACGGTCCGGCCGGTTGCCTTCATGGATTGCTGGCGCTGCTACGACCTGAGCTTGCCTTCGGGTCAGGATGCGGCCGGCGCGGTGAAAGCGGCCGTGGGTGACAGCGGCATCGATGTGCCGGTGCTCCAGGGAGACGACATGCTTCCCACGGCGGCGTGCGCCAGCCGCTATGTCTACAACGCCGGCCGCCTGCGGGAAGCCTTGCAGCGACACCCGGACTTCCTGAGCCAGACGCCGCTCTCCTACTATATCATCCAGGAGGCGGCTGTTCTGGGCAACGACGGCACCCATCTCGGGCCTGTCGGTTCGTATGTGGTGGGCGCCACGGTGGCATCCGCCTTGTTCAAAGCTGTCGATGCCGATCTGGCACCGCGCAGGTTCATTCCGGACGTGGAGCCGAAAACGCTGGAAGGACTGCTCGATCTCAGCGATGCTGCAAAAGTATCGGATGAGGTGCTTGGCGGTCTGATCAGCAATCAGGGTCTTCAATAA
- a CDS encoding ABC transporter permease, with product MSTTAITPLPVPFGRRVKRFMADRPLIPLIILLVILVVILQILRPGIVNERWIANTIKFAIPLAILAGCQTMTMLTGGIDLSVGTVATMAAFIMATQVVNQDPAVAFLLAMMPAVLIGLVNGIGVGVFRVHPLIMTLGTSLIGTGCLQVYQRTVIASGAKIPDFLAWLGTGLTFGFPNALLLFVPLAVLIVFALSRTGFGRLLYAVGDNERATRLSGVQYWQVITALYVLSSVLAGITGLLYIGLIKAPSLSLAEPLVLPSVAAAVIGGTSIFGGRGGYTGTIIGALILTVLTTLLTILQMPEGARRILFGLIVLFVTAAYLRIVEDR from the coding sequence ATGAGCACCACCGCGATCACGCCCCTGCCCGTGCCCTTCGGCCGCCGCGTCAAACGCTTCATGGCCGACCGGCCGCTGATCCCGCTGATCATCCTGCTCGTCATCCTTGTCGTGATCCTGCAGATCCTGCGGCCCGGCATCGTCAATGAGCGCTGGATCGCCAACACCATCAAATTCGCCATTCCGCTGGCAATCCTGGCGGGGTGCCAGACCATGACCATGCTGACCGGCGGCATTGACCTTTCGGTCGGCACGGTGGCAACGATGGCGGCCTTCATCATGGCGACGCAGGTGGTCAATCAGGATCCGGCGGTGGCCTTCCTGCTGGCGATGATGCCGGCGGTGCTGATCGGCCTCGTCAACGGCATCGGCGTCGGCGTCTTCCGCGTCCATCCGCTGATCATGACGCTAGGCACCAGCCTGATCGGCACCGGCTGCCTGCAGGTCTACCAGCGCACGGTGATCGCGTCGGGCGCCAAGATCCCAGACTTCCTCGCATGGCTCGGCACCGGCCTGACCTTTGGCTTTCCGAACGCCCTGCTGCTGTTCGTGCCGCTGGCGGTGCTCATCGTCTTCGCCTTGAGCCGCACCGGCTTCGGCCGGCTGCTTTACGCCGTCGGCGACAACGAGCGCGCAACCCGCCTGTCGGGCGTGCAGTACTGGCAGGTCATCACCGCGCTCTATGTCCTTTCCAGCGTGCTCGCCGGCATCACCGGCCTGCTCTATATCGGCCTGATCAAGGCCCCGTCCCTGTCGCTCGCCGAACCGCTGGTCCTGCCCTCCGTCGCCGCCGCCGTCATCGGCGGCACCTCGATCTTCGGTGGCCGCGGCGGCTACACCGGTACCATCATCGGCGCGCTGATCCTGACCGTGCTGACGACGCTGCTGACCATCCTGCAGATGCCGGAAGGCGCAAGGCGGATCCTGTTCGGACTGATCGTGCTGTTCGTGACGGCGGCCTATTTGCGGATCGTGGAGGACCGGTAG